ATCTCCATCCACAACATGGCGGCGTGGATGATCGACGGCTACGGCGACGACGAACAGCGCAACCGCTGGCTACCGCGGCTGACCACGATGGAACTGCTGGCCAGCTACGCGCTCACCGAGCCTGGCGTCGGCTCGGACGCGGCGGCCTTGAGCACCAAGGCCGTCCGCGACGGCGACGACTACATCTTCAATGGCGCCAAGCAGTTCATCTCCGGCGCGGGCGCCACCGACGTCTACGTCGTCATGGCGCGCACCGGGGATGCGGGGGCGCGGGGGATCTCGGCGTTCATCGTGCCCGCCGACACACCGGGCGTCTCCTTCGGCGCCAACGAGAAGAAGATGGGGTGGAACGCCCAACCGACCCGCCAGGTGATCTTCACCGACGCCAGGATTCCGGCGGCGAACCTGCTCGGCGCGGAGGGCGACGGCTTCCACATCGCGATGAACGGGCTCAACGGCGGTCGGCTCAACATCGCCGCCTGTTCGGTCGGCGGCGCCCAGGCGGCGCTGGACAAAACGGTGCCGTATCTGGCCGAGCGGCACGCGTTCGGGATGCCGCTGCTGAAGAATCAAGCGCTGCAATTCGAACTCGCCGATATGCGTACCGAATTGGAGGCCGCTCGGACGTTGCTGTGGCGGGCCGCGTGGGCGCTGGACGCCGACGAGCCGGACAAGGTCGAGCTGTGCGCCATGGCGAAGCGATTCGCCACCGACGCCGGTTTCGAGGTGGCCAACAAGGCACTTCAGCTGCACGGCGGCTACGGCTACCTGGCCGAGTACGGCCTGGAGAAGATCGTCCGGGATCTGCGGGTGCACCAGATCCTCGAGGGCACCAACGAAATCATGCGGGTGGTTGTCGCCCGCTCGGTGGTAGGAGCGGCATGAGCGAGCGAACAATGGGCGCAGCCGAGCATCG
The DNA window shown above is from Nocardia sp. NBC_01730 and carries:
- a CDS encoding isobutyryl-CoA dehydrogenase, with product MFLLDADEKAIRDTARGFADEFLAPNALEWDERKHFPVDVLRKAGPLGLGGIYVREDVGGSGLRRLDAVRIFEQLATGCPAIAAYISIHNMAAWMIDGYGDDEQRNRWLPRLTTMELLASYALTEPGVGSDAAALSTKAVRDGDDYIFNGAKQFISGAGATDVYVVMARTGDAGARGISAFIVPADTPGVSFGANEKKMGWNAQPTRQVIFTDARIPAANLLGAEGDGFHIAMNGLNGGRLNIAACSVGGAQAALDKTVPYLAERHAFGMPLLKNQALQFELADMRTELEAARTLLWRAAWALDADEPDKVELCAMAKRFATDAGFEVANKALQLHGGYGYLAEYGLEKIVRDLRVHQILEGTNEIMRVVVARSVVGAA